The following proteins are encoded in a genomic region of Papaver somniferum cultivar HN1 unplaced genomic scaffold, ASM357369v1 unplaced-scaffold_10, whole genome shotgun sequence:
- the LOC113326992 gene encoding uncharacterized protein LOC113326992 — translation MDEFLDQIFSSSSWSDVSTVERSSWGRNGLAQNDGLLTDCLGIFEGGEKNLLVNMPPSSQCMDKLATSYDFSKDLLTDEPQLLGEVFNRDIQSLYGAELVNAGNMNSSYMSMQSNMCPSTLDSLSRSSPELVPVVSGSDQSPCALRDSGSVGSNDSEASGIHPSIGESQSFTSIPQLWTRPSYGGVPSLPPVIEQDKLQGFGLQGDFVETDANGFGIGDDKNLSVRNFNSLTSAQEELHGLPSFVPNNQIPVARTHSQMQLPQLGEGNPTAHYTDQNPVSQLPHSSVTPGGGCNGGIKPRIRARRGQATDPHSIAERLRREKIADRMKNLQELVPNASRADKSSMLDEIIEYVKFLQLQVKVLSMSRLGAAGAVVPLITDGQPEGSGNLLLTGQEGYQSDSEDNAAFEEELVKLMESNVTAAMQFLQTKGLCLMPIALAGALSSKKEASSPDSSEKKKPYFTNGHLPHNHNPPCANSNDHNSSPNGNTMQRQNTVNNGFNRDVIKQEDVANARVYRID, via the exons ATGGACGAATTTCTTGACCAAATTTTCTCATCCTCGTCATGGTCAGATGTTAGTACTGTAGAAAGGTCATCTTGGGGTCGCAATggtcttgctcagaatgatggacTACTAACTGATTGTTTAGGAATCTTTGAAGGGGGTGAGAAGAATTTACTGGTCAACATGCCTCCTTCAAGTCAATGTATGGACAAACTAGCCACTAGCTATGATTTCAGCAAGGATTTGCTTACTGATGAACCTCAATTGCTAGGTGAGGTTTTCAACCGGGATATACAGTCCTTATACGGAGCAGAATTGGTAAATGCTGGTAACATGAACTCTAGCTACATGAGTATGCAGTCGAATATGTGTCCGTCAACCCTTGACTCACTGAGCCGTAGCTCCCCTGAGCTGGTTCCTGTTGTAAGTGGTTCAGATCAGTCACCTTGTGCGCTCCGGGATTCTGGTTCAGTTGGAAGTAATGACTCTGAAGCATCAGGGATTCATCCATCTATTGGAGAATCTCAATCATTTACTTCAATTCCGCAGTTATGGACTAGACCATCATATGGGGGTGTTCCTTCATTGCCCCCTGTTATTGAGCAAGATAAATTACAAGGGTTTGGTTTGCAAGGAGATTTTGTGGAGACTGATGCAAATGGTTTCGGGATTGGGGATGATAAAAATCTTAGTGTCAGGAACTTCAACTCATTGACATCT GCACAAGAGGAGTTACATGGATTGCCTTCCTTCGTTCCTAATAATCAAATTCCAGTGGCAAGAACGCATTCTCAGATGCAG TTGCCACAATTGGGTGAAGGAAACCCTACCGCTCATTATACAGACCAGAATCCTGTGTCTCAGCTTCCACATTCTTCTGTTACTCCTGGTGGAGGGTGCAATGGAGGCATAAAACCACGTATAAGGGCACGCAGGGGTCAGGCAACTGATCCGCACAGCATAGCTGAACGG CTCCGAAGAGAAAAAATTGCCGACAGGATGAAGAATTTGCAAGAACTGGTTCCAAATGCCAGTAGG GCTGACAAATCGTCAATGCTCGATGAGATCATTGAATATGTCAAATTTCTTCAGCTTCAAGTCAAG GTTTTAAGCATGAGCAGGCTTGGAGCAGCAGGTGCAGTAGTTCCCCTCATTACAGATGGTCAACCTGAG GGCTCGGGTAATCTACTTTTAACTGGTCAAGAAGGTTATCAATCAGATTCCGAAGACAATGCTGCATTTGAAGAAGAATTGGTGAAGCTGATGGAATCCAATGTGACAGCAGCTATGCAATTTCTTCAAACCAAAGGTCTCTGTCTCATGCCCATTGCTCTTGCAGGAGCCCTCTCTTCCAAGAAAGAAGCATCAAGCCCAGACTCATCCGAGAAAAAGAAGCCGTACTTCACCAATGGCCATCTTCCTCACAACCACAACCCACCTTGTGCCAATTCAAATGATCATAATTCTTCTCCCAATGGGAACACAATGCAGAGACAGAACACTGTTAACAACGGTTTTAACAGAGATGTTATTAAACAAGAAGACGTGGCAAATGCACGAGTATACAGAATTGATTAG